One genomic region from Clarias gariepinus isolate MV-2021 ecotype Netherlands chromosome 22, CGAR_prim_01v2, whole genome shotgun sequence encodes:
- the LOC128510104 gene encoding tubulin alpha-1C chain, with product MRECISIHVGQAGVQIGNACWELYCLEHGIQPDGQMPSDKTIGGGDDSFNTFFSETGAGKHVPRAVFVDLEPTVIDEVRTGTYRQLFHPEQLITGKEDAANNYARGHYTIGKELIDLVLDRIRKLADQCTGLQGFLVFHSFGGGTGSGFTSLLMERLSVDYGKKSKLEFSIYPAPQVSTAVVEPYNSILTTHTTLEHSDCAFMVDNEAIYDICRRNLDIERPTYTNLNRLISQIVSSITASLRFDGALNVDLTEFQTNLVPYPRIHFPLATYAPVISAEKAYHEQLSVSEITNACFEPANQMVKCDPRHGKYMACCLLYRGDVVPKDVNAAIATIKTKRTIQFVDWCPTGFKVGINYQPPTVVPGGDLAKVQRAVCMLSNTTAIAEAWARLDHKFDLMYAKRAFVHWYVGEGMEEGEFSEAREDMAALEKDYEEVGADSIEGEEEGEEY from the exons ATG CGTGAGTGCATCTCCATCCACGTTGGTCAGGCTGGTGTTCAGATTGGCAATGCCTGCTGGGAACTTTACTGCCTTGAACATGGCATCCAGCCGGACGGACAGATGCCCAGCGACAAAACCATCGGAGGCGGAGATGATTCATTCAACACCTTTTTCAGTGAGACTGGAGCTGGAAAGCACGTCCCAAGGGCTGTGTTTGTGGATCTGGAGCCCACGGTCATAG ATGAGGTCCGCACTGGAACGTACCGCCAGCTGTTCCACCCTGAGCAGCTCATCACAGGAAAAGAGGATGCTGCTAACAACTATGCACGTGGTCACTACACCATTGGCAAGGAACTGATTGACCTGGTGCTGGATAGGATCCGCAAACTG GCTGACCAGTGCACAGGTCTCCAGGGCTTCCTGGTCTTCCACAGCTTTGGTGGTGGAACCGGTTCCGGTTTCACCTCCCTGCTGATGGAACGCCTGTCTGTTGACTATGGTAAGAAGTCCAAGCTGGAGTTCTCCATCTACCCAGCTCCCCAAGTGTCCACTGCTGTGGTGGAACCCTACAACTCCATCCTGACCACCCACACTACCCTGGAGCACTCCGACTGTGCCTTCATGGTAGACAATGAAGCCATCTATGACATTTGCCGCAGGAACCTCGATATCGAGCGTCCTACGTACACTAACCTAAACAGGCTAATTAGTCAGATTGTATCTTCCATTACTGCCTCCCTCCGTTTTGATGGTGCCCTCAATGTTGATCTTACTGAATTCCAGACCAACTTGGTGCCCTACCCTCGTATTCATTTCCCACTGGCCACCTATGCTCCTGTGATCTCTGCAGAGAAAGCTTACCATGAGCAGCTCTCGGTATCTGAAATCACAAACGCCTGCTTTGAGCCAGCTAATCAGATGGTGAAATGTGACCCACGTCACGGCAAGTACATGGCCTGCTGCCTGCTGTACCGTGGTGATGTGGTGCCTAAAGATGTGAATGCTGCTATCGCCACCATCAAGACCAAGCGCACCATCCAGTTTGTGGACTGGTGTCCCACTGGGTTCAAGGTGGGCATCAACTACCAGCCTCCCACCGTGGTTCCAGGTGGAGACCTGGCCAAGGTGCAAAGGGCTGTGTGCATGTTGAGCAACACCACAGCCATTGCGGAGGCCTGGGCTCGTCTCGATCACAAGTTTGATCTGATGTATGCCAAGCGTGCCTTTGTGCACTGGTATGTTGGTGAGGGTATGGAGGAGGGTGAGTTCTCTGAGGCCAGAGAGGACATGGCTGCCCTGGAGAAGGATTATGAAGAGGTTGGTGCTGACAGTATTGAGGGAGAAGAGGAAGGAGAGGAGTATTAA